TGGATGTATCCATGGAAACCTCTGCGGTATAGCCGGACAGCTATATATCAGACACTTTATTGATTACCTGCCATATCGCTCACCCGCTACTTTGCTTTTGCGACTGCGTCATTCAGAAATGCAATAACCTGCGGGTTGTCCCACTCTATCGCACCGACAATTTTTTTCAGTATAACACCGTTGGCGTCGATGATGAAGGTCTCGGGGACTCCGGTTATGCCGTAAAGGGCACCGGCACGCTTGTCGGTATCCAAAAACGCGGGAAGATTGAAACCGGTGGTGCTGAAGAATTTTTCAACAGCCTCTTTCCCGCCGTCATCAATGGAAACGCAAAGCATCCGGAACGGTTTTCCGGCCATGGCAGTGTTGAGGCGCATCATTGATGGAATCTCCTGGCGGCACGGTGGGCACCAGGTGGCCCAGAAGTTCAAAATCACCACCTTGCCTTTGAGCTCGGAGAGCGTAACCTTCTCGCCGTTCAGGGCATTCAAAGTCAAATCAACAGCCGGGCCGCCTTCGACGGGTGGTTTTGCTTCCTTTGTGCATCCGGCAAGGGACATAAGGGCAAAAAGCAACAGAATAAGAAGCGTTCTCTTCATTTTTTCCTCTCCAGTGGCGTAATTCCGTATTTTTCCATGCGATAGATAAGGGTGTGGCGCGGTATCCGCAGAAACCGCGCCGCAGAGCTCTGATTCCAGCCGCTGCGCTCCAGGGCCTCCACGACTATCTCTCTTTCCAGCTGTTCCAGCGAATACCCTTCGTCGGGCAAGTTGACAACTTGCCCCTCGCGCCGGGGTTGACGGCCACGCCTTATCTTCTCGGGAATGTCATCGACAATGATAGTATCACCATTTCGCATGATCAGCATCCGCTCAACGGTATTCTCCAGCTCCCGCACATTGCCGGGCCAGTCATAGGCGGCCATGACCGCTAAGGCCTCCGGCGAAAAGCTCACGGATGCGCCGTCGTGCTTGGCGGCAAAATGACGGATCAGTAACGGGATATCGTCCTTCCTCTCCCTGAGTGCGGGCAGATGTATCGGGATGACCGAGAGACGATAGAAGAGGTCTTCCCTGAAATTACCGTTAGAGATCGCCTCCTCCAGATCTGCATTGGTGGCGGCAACCACCCTCACGTCAAGCTTGACCGTATTGCCCCCCCCAACAGGCTCAATCTCTTTTTCCTGCAGGGCTCGCAGAAGCTTTGACTGGAGATCGACGGGCATTTCCCCCACTTCGTCCAGGAAGAGAGTCCCCCCGTCGGCCTGCTGGAATTTGCCCGTCTTGTCCCGAACCGCGCCGGTGAAGGCCCCCTTGACGTGGCCGAAGAGCTCGCTCTCCAGCAGATCCCGCGGAATGGCGGCACAGTTGATGGCGACAAAGGGAGCGGCGCAGCGCGAACTTTTGGCGTGAATGGCACGGGAAACCAGCTCCTTGCCAGTTCCGGACTCGCCGGTAATGAGCACGGTGGCGTCGGTGTCGGCCACCCGGTCAATTACGCGGAAAACTTCCTCCATGGGGCGGGAGATGCCGATGATGCTGCGATACTCTTCCCGGCTGGAAAGCTCCTCCTTAAGGCGGCGGTTTTCTCGGGAGAGCCCCTGCATGTGAAGCGCTTTGCGGACTGTCAGTTTTAAGGCGTCGCGATTGAATGGCTTGGTAATGAAATCGTAGGCCCCGGATTTCATGGCCTCCACCGCCGCCTCCACGGCGCCGAAAGCGGTAATGACGATAACGACCGTATCTGGCGAACGTTCTTTTACCGTCTTCAGGAGCTGGAAGCCTCCCATGCCGGGCATTTTCAGATCAGTCACCACAAGCGCCGGCGCGAAATCCTCGAAGCAGCGCAACCCCTCCTCGCCGCTGCCGGCGGTAAGCACCTCATACCCCTCCTCCTGGAGGTTGTATTCCAGCACCCGCCGCAACGACACATCATCGTCCACGATCAGAACCCGGACTGATTTAATCTCTTCACTCATCACGCTTACCCCTCAAACAGGAAGCTTCACCCGGAAAGTGGTCCCGTGCCCAGGCTCACTCTCCACCGTAACTGCTCCGCCATGCCCCTCTACGATCCGCTGGGTAATGGCAAGCCCGAGACCTGTCCCCCCCTCTTTCGTAGTGAAAAACGGCGTAAAAATCTTTTCGAGGCTCCCCGGCGGAATTCCCTCGCCGGAATCGGCAAACGAAAGTTCCACGAAAGAAGCATCGTCGCTCTGCCTGGCAAGGAGCACTCCCTGCACTGAAACCGTTCCACCCTCCCCTGTTGCCTGGATGCCGTTAAGGAGCAGATTCAAAAAGGCCTGCCGCAGCTTTTCCGGGTCACCGTTAATAACCGGCATCTCCTCCAAATCAAGCACAACCCTGACCCCCCGGGCCGCGGCATCGCTCTCCAGTAACTTAACCAACTGATGCAGCTCCGCATCCAGGTCGCAGGTTTTTTTCTCTCCGTCGACCGGACGGGAAAGGCGGAGAAAATCCTCAACCACGCGGTTCAGGCGATCGGTCTCCTTAAGAAGTATTTCCAGGAATTCGTGTTTCGGATGTCCCTGGGGATAATCGTCCAGGATAATCTCCGCAGTCCCGCGAATGGAGCCGAGGGGGTTGCGGATCTCATGGGCCAGCATGGCCGAGAGTTCGCCCAGGGCGGATAAGCGCTCGGCCTTTCTCAACTGCTCTTCTATGCCGATGATAAGGTCGGCCTGGGAGCGGAGGGCTCGGTAGGACTCCTCAAGCCGTGAAGCCGCCCGCTCAAGTTCTTCGCGGCGTTCCCCCTCCTTCTGACAGAGGAACCCCGTAATACCGCCCACCACATTGTAAAGGACGATTTCCAGAAATTTCTCCAGTTCCAGCGACGGGCGATCCCCCCACTGAAAGAGGATATGGGGAACATAGACGATACTGACAATGATCGATGTGGTGAGCCCCCCCCGTAGTCCGAACCACAGGGCGGCCAGGATAATCGGCAAATAGTAGAGCCGCTGGAAGATGTCGTGGAGGGCGGGCAGGTGCAGCGGCGTCAGGTAGTGGAAGAGGCTGATCCCGACAATTGCAGCGGCGATAAGAAGAATGCGAAGAGGGCCTGTCAGCTTCATGGTCTGATTTATGTAGAGCAAGGCAAGCGATAATGCAAGGGAGAAATCGGCCCGGCCCGGCTGGAGCCGGACCGGACAGGATGGAACAACACACGTTGCGGGAAAGCCAGAGGATTAAACGTTTTGATAAAGGGATTATTAACGGTTTCGGCTGATAACGTAGTCGGCGATATCAATCAATGCGTTTTTTTCCGTAGAGTCTGGGAACGCATTCAGGTGCTCTTTGCAACGGGAAATGTATTCGCCGGCCACCTCGGTGGTGTACTGAATGCCACCGTAACGGTGAACGAGGGTGAATACCGCCTCGAAATCACCCGGTTCAAGCACTTCCTTCTCCACAACGGCGGTGATTACGTCCCGCTCTTCGCCGGTACAGTTGCTAAGCGTATGGATAAGAGGCAGGGTAATCTTCCCTTCTTCAAGGTCGTGGCCGATCTCCTTGCCGAACTGCTCCTCGCTGGCAGTATAGTCGAGGGTGTCATCCATGAGCTGGAAGGCGATGCCGAGGTCCATTCCGAAATCGCGCAGAGCCAGCTCCTGCTCCGGAGAGGCTTTGCCAAGGATGGCACCCGCTTCGCAGGCAGCGGAGAGGAGGACCGCCGTCTTGCTCTTGACTACCTCGATATACCGCTCCAAAGTCATATCCAGGTCGCTGGTGCAAAGGAGCTGTAGCACCTCTCCCTCGGCAATGATTGTGGTCG
The nucleotide sequence above comes from Geobacter benzoatilyticus. Encoded proteins:
- a CDS encoding polyprenyl synthetase family protein codes for the protein MLSAIALVGDDLKNVEAQFKKDLESDVYLIRKVGEYVLASGGKRIRPMLLLLSAKLCGYTGDRHVPLASVIEFIHTATLLHDDVVDSATLRRGNASANEVWGNEASVLVGDFLFSKSFSLMVQAGDLRVLKVLSDATTIIAEGEVLQLLCTSDLDMTLERYIEVVKSKTAVLLSAACEAGAILGKASPEQELALRDFGMDLGIAFQLMDDTLDYTASEEQFGKEIGHDLEEGKITLPLIHTLSNCTGEERDVITAVVEKEVLEPGDFEAVFTLVHRYGGIQYTTEVAGEYISRCKEHLNAFPDSTEKNALIDIADYVISRNR
- a CDS encoding sigma-54-dependent transcriptional regulator; translated protein: MSEEIKSVRVLIVDDDVSLRRVLEYNLQEEGYEVLTAGSGEEGLRCFEDFAPALVVTDLKMPGMGGFQLLKTVKERSPDTVVIVITAFGAVEAAVEAMKSGAYDFITKPFNRDALKLTVRKALHMQGLSRENRRLKEELSSREEYRSIIGISRPMEEVFRVIDRVADTDATVLITGESGTGKELVSRAIHAKSSRCAAPFVAINCAAIPRDLLESELFGHVKGAFTGAVRDKTGKFQQADGGTLFLDEVGEMPVDLQSKLLRALQEKEIEPVGGGNTVKLDVRVVAATNADLEEAISNGNFREDLFYRLSVIPIHLPALRERKDDIPLLIRHFAAKHDGASVSFSPEALAVMAAYDWPGNVRELENTVERMLIMRNGDTIIVDDIPEKIRRGRQPRREGQVVNLPDEGYSLEQLEREIVVEALERSGWNQSSAARFLRIPRHTLIYRMEKYGITPLERKK
- a CDS encoding TlpA disulfide reductase family protein, whose amino-acid sequence is MKRTLLILLLFALMSLAGCTKEAKPPVEGGPAVDLTLNALNGEKVTLSELKGKVVILNFWATWCPPCRQEIPSMMRLNTAMAGKPFRMLCVSIDDGGKEAVEKFFSTTGFNLPAFLDTDKRAGALYGITGVPETFIIDANGVILKKIVGAIEWDNPQVIAFLNDAVAKAK
- a CDS encoding two-component system sensor histidine kinase NtrB; amino-acid sequence: MKLTGPLRILLIAAAIVGISLFHYLTPLHLPALHDIFQRLYYLPIILAALWFGLRGGLTTSIIVSIVYVPHILFQWGDRPSLELEKFLEIVLYNVVGGITGFLCQKEGERREELERAASRLEESYRALRSQADLIIGIEEQLRKAERLSALGELSAMLAHEIRNPLGSIRGTAEIILDDYPQGHPKHEFLEILLKETDRLNRVVEDFLRLSRPVDGEKKTCDLDAELHQLVKLLESDAAARGVRVVLDLEEMPVINGDPEKLRQAFLNLLLNGIQATGEGGTVSVQGVLLARQSDDASFVELSFADSGEGIPPGSLEKIFTPFFTTKEGGTGLGLAITQRIVEGHGGAVTVESEPGHGTTFRVKLPV